A region of Mesorhizobium sp. AR02 DNA encodes the following proteins:
- a CDS encoding SOS response-associated peptidase, producing MCGRFALTATPDQTAAFLDVAGLEDFPARYNIAPTQPVLMATAGAPRAPGSNLPDRQPMLVRWGLIPTWVKDTREFPLLFNARSEGAIAMRHRRALVPASGFYEWRQAGGKKGQPYWIRPRHGGLVAFAGLIETYAEPGGSEMDTGAILTVNANADIAHIHDRMPVVIDPRDFARWLDCRTLEPRDVADLLRPAQLDFFEAIPVSDLVNKVANTGPEIQRRGEIGPEPEKVKRQKPGADDSQMTLF from the coding sequence ATGTGCGGACGTTTTGCCTTGACCGCGACGCCGGATCAGACGGCTGCCTTTCTGGACGTGGCGGGACTTGAGGATTTCCCGGCGCGCTACAACATCGCGCCGACGCAGCCGGTGCTGATGGCGACCGCCGGCGCGCCGCGCGCGCCTGGCTCCAATTTGCCCGACCGGCAGCCGATGCTGGTGCGCTGGGGGCTCATTCCCACCTGGGTCAAGGACACCAGGGAGTTTCCACTGCTGTTCAATGCGCGCTCAGAAGGCGCAATCGCCATGCGCCATCGCCGCGCGCTGGTGCCGGCGTCGGGCTTCTATGAATGGCGGCAGGCCGGGGGCAAGAAGGGGCAACCTTACTGGATAAGACCCAGGCATGGTGGGTTGGTCGCCTTTGCCGGCCTGATCGAGACCTATGCCGAGCCGGGCGGCTCGGAAATGGACACCGGCGCCATCCTGACGGTCAACGCCAATGCCGACATCGCCCATATCCATGACCGCATGCCGGTGGTGATCGATCCCAGGGATTTCGCTCGCTGGCTGGATTGCCGCACGCTCGAGCCGCGCGATGTCGCCGACCTGTTGCGGCCGGCGCAACTCGATTTCTTCGAGGCTATCCCTGTCTCCGACCTCGTCAACAAGGTCGCCAACACCGGTCCGGAGATTCAGCGGAGGGGCGAGATCGGGCCGGAGCCCGAGAAGGTCAAGCGCCAGAAGCCTGGCGCGGACGACAGTCAGATGACGTTGTTCTAG
- a CDS encoding NUDIX hydrolase: MNDTRKILPAVSVAVVRGETVLLVKRARQPSQGLYAFPGGKVEAGETLEDAAKRELLEETGLHAAGFRPLREIHIDGREDSHPVDYRLTVFGAAYAGGEAVASDDAETAAFYTLREMAALPLAGSVFAVAEDLLGRPVGFPESR, translated from the coding sequence ATGAACGATACACGAAAGATACTGCCGGCGGTCTCGGTAGCCGTTGTACGTGGCGAGACGGTGCTCTTGGTCAAGCGGGCGCGGCAGCCCTCGCAGGGGCTCTACGCCTTTCCCGGCGGCAAGGTCGAGGCCGGCGAGACGCTGGAGGATGCCGCGAAGCGCGAGCTGCTGGAAGAGACCGGTTTGCATGCCGCCGGTTTCCGTCCGCTTCGGGAAATCCATATCGACGGCAGGGAAGACAGCCACCCGGTCGATTACCGCCTCACGGTCTTCGGCGCCGCCTATGCCGGCGGCGAGGCCGTGGCCAGCGACGATGCCGAGACAGCCGCCTTCTACACGCTGCGCGAGATGGCGGCGCTGCCGCTTGCCGGTTCGGTGTTCGCGGTGGCGGAAGATCTGCTTGGCCGACCTGTTGGCTTCCCTGAAAGCCGCTGA
- a CDS encoding TIGR02301 family protein gives MSRASFLVALCLAISTAVAVQPAFTAESPFEPGLMRLAEILGSLHFLRNLCGEKGDQWRGEMEKLLDSENPDPERRARFIASFNRGYRSFGGTYTQCTASATEAISRYMKEGETLSRDIASRYGN, from the coding sequence ATGAGCCGCGCTTCTTTTCTTGTCGCTTTGTGCCTTGCCATCAGTACGGCCGTGGCCGTGCAGCCGGCGTTCACTGCCGAGTCACCGTTCGAGCCGGGGCTGATGCGGCTGGCGGAGATTTTGGGGTCGCTGCATTTCCTGCGCAATCTGTGCGGGGAGAAGGGCGATCAGTGGCGTGGCGAGATGGAGAAACTGCTCGATTCGGAAAATCCGGATCCGGAGCGTCGCGCCCGTTTCATCGCCAGCTTCAATCGCGGCTACCGCTCTTTCGGCGGCACCTATACACAGTGCACCGCTTCGGCCACCGAAGCCATCAGCCGCTACATGAAGGAAGGCGAGACGCTGTCGCGCGACATCGCCTCGCGCTATGGAAACTAG